A region from the Cryptosporangium arvum DSM 44712 genome encodes:
- a CDS encoding ATP-binding protein, protein MRRALVLVALTLASAVTSVLLAVAVNVATGGELPPGLAPAEPLAWPAVAVAGLVTAVLAYWQQRPLGGAEPEPVAVDPARPTPPAELPALPALFTGRQSEADRILAAIDGGAPLVAVSGPGGVGKSALILHVAHLVHSRYPDGTLFVRLRGASSEPADPAEVLPRLLRSLRPADGDDGELRGDVETLAARLRTRLAGRRYLLVFDDAGGADQVRPLLPGASGSLVLVTSRPVLAELTSATLVGLEEFSDAEARELLARLAGDQRVSADPAATEAVVRACGNLPLAVAIAGSRLRARPSWSMATLAGRLADEERRLDELSSGRDAVRASVAATYTELDAYHQRVFRRLGAHPGTDFDASAAAALADLVGSGAVPALDRLVERQLVQVTTSDRYRLHDLLRLYAIEELGAEYVDALRRLADHYAARARAAIEPWVPWEAAFGPRSESGDPEHRAYVDDERENLIATVTAAAQHRDGHPELREAAWSLAAAAEPAFTRYPYHADARRLWEAGLAIAHSTGVPERIAQAEYAAARASQYSGDVRGGLAHARASLSWWERAGHRLNTAAAHRRLASALYAAGLFTEAEEHYGEALRLCAEHPGGEGVSLRASALRGLGSLHLAFGRIDDAVRTLQKAVDVRREAGDDAGLARARTSLARAHRKAGRIEVARELVTPQIAVFRRLGDVMWEITALRELGRLELAEGRLALATDHLEAARVLALRNHNRTGAVITLVALAEVDAAAGRSDAAAARFREAAEGFHAAEDRVREGTTQLKLALLLARTGAGREADAAAERARAVLTGLDVPDAADLWRRLAEMRGAAGATPSDLGG, encoded by the coding sequence GTGCGCCGAGCACTGGTCCTGGTCGCGTTGACGCTCGCCTCGGCGGTGACCTCGGTGCTGCTGGCCGTCGCGGTCAATGTGGCCACCGGCGGTGAGCTGCCACCGGGGCTGGCTCCCGCGGAGCCGCTGGCCTGGCCGGCCGTGGCGGTCGCCGGGCTGGTCACCGCGGTGCTCGCGTACTGGCAGCAGCGCCCGCTCGGCGGGGCTGAGCCCGAGCCGGTCGCGGTGGACCCGGCGCGGCCGACGCCGCCCGCCGAGCTGCCCGCGTTACCCGCGCTGTTCACCGGCCGCCAGAGCGAGGCCGACCGGATCCTCGCCGCGATCGACGGCGGGGCGCCGCTCGTCGCGGTGTCCGGCCCGGGCGGCGTCGGCAAATCGGCGTTGATCCTGCACGTCGCGCACCTCGTCCACAGCCGCTACCCGGACGGGACGCTGTTCGTCCGCCTGCGTGGGGCGAGTTCCGAACCGGCCGATCCGGCCGAGGTGCTCCCGCGGCTGCTCCGGAGCCTGCGCCCGGCCGACGGCGACGACGGGGAGCTGCGCGGGGACGTCGAGACGCTCGCGGCCCGGTTACGCACCCGGCTGGCCGGCCGTCGGTACCTGCTGGTCTTCGACGACGCCGGCGGCGCCGACCAGGTGCGCCCGCTGCTGCCCGGTGCGTCCGGCTCGCTGGTGCTGGTGACCAGCCGCCCGGTGCTGGCCGAACTCACCTCCGCGACGCTCGTCGGCCTCGAGGAGTTCTCCGACGCCGAGGCGCGCGAGCTGCTGGCCCGGCTGGCCGGCGACCAGCGGGTGAGCGCCGACCCGGCCGCCACCGAAGCGGTCGTGCGCGCGTGCGGCAACCTGCCGCTGGCGGTCGCGATCGCCGGGAGCCGGCTGCGGGCCCGGCCGTCGTGGTCGATGGCCACGCTGGCCGGACGCCTGGCCGACGAGGAGCGCCGCCTGGACGAGCTGAGCTCGGGACGCGACGCCGTGCGGGCCAGCGTCGCCGCGACCTACACCGAGCTCGACGCGTACCACCAGCGGGTGTTCCGCCGCCTCGGCGCGCACCCCGGCACGGACTTCGACGCGTCGGCCGCGGCGGCGCTGGCCGACCTGGTCGGGTCCGGCGCGGTGCCCGCCCTCGACCGGCTGGTCGAGCGGCAGCTGGTGCAGGTGACGACGTCGGATCGGTACCGGTTGCACGACCTGCTGCGCCTCTACGCGATCGAGGAACTCGGCGCGGAGTACGTCGACGCGCTCCGCCGGTTGGCCGACCACTACGCCGCGCGGGCCCGGGCCGCGATCGAACCGTGGGTCCCGTGGGAGGCCGCGTTCGGCCCCCGGTCGGAGAGCGGGGATCCCGAACACCGCGCCTACGTCGACGACGAGCGCGAGAACCTCATCGCCACCGTCACCGCGGCCGCCCAGCACCGGGACGGGCACCCCGAGCTGCGGGAAGCCGCCTGGAGCCTGGCCGCCGCGGCCGAGCCGGCGTTCACGCGCTACCCGTACCACGCCGACGCCCGGCGGCTCTGGGAAGCGGGGCTGGCCATCGCCCACTCGACCGGAGTGCCCGAGCGGATCGCCCAGGCGGAGTACGCGGCGGCCCGGGCGTCCCAGTACAGCGGTGACGTCCGCGGCGGGCTCGCGCACGCCCGGGCGTCGCTGAGCTGGTGGGAGCGGGCCGGCCACCGGCTCAACACCGCCGCCGCGCACCGTCGGCTGGCCAGCGCGCTGTACGCCGCCGGGCTGTTCACCGAAGCCGAGGAGCACTACGGCGAAGCGTTACGGCTCTGCGCCGAGCATCCGGGCGGGGAGGGCGTCTCGCTGCGCGCCAGCGCCCTGCGGGGCCTCGGTTCGCTCCATCTCGCCTTCGGCCGGATCGACGACGCGGTACGCACCCTGCAGAAGGCGGTCGACGTGCGGCGCGAGGCCGGCGACGACGCCGGTCTGGCCCGCGCGCGGACCTCGCTCGCCCGGGCGCACCGCAAGGCCGGCCGGATCGAGGTCGCCCGGGAACTCGTCACGCCGCAGATCGCCGTGTTCCGGCGGTTGGGTGACGTGATGTGGGAGATCACCGCCCTGCGCGAACTGGGCCGGCTGGAGCTGGCCGAGGGGCGGCTGGCGTTGGCCACCGACCACCTGGAGGCGGCGCGGGTGCTCGCGCTGCGCAACCACAACCGGACCGGGGCGGTGATCACGCTCGTGGCGCTGGCCGAGGTCGACGCCGCCGCCGGCCGATCGGACGCCGCCGCGGCCCGGTTCCGGGAGGCGGCCGAGGGGTTCCACGCGGCCGAGGACCGGGTCCGCGAAGGCACCACCCAGTTGAAACTCGCGCTCCTCCTGGCTCGAACCGGCGCCGGCCGCGAGGCCGACGCGGCCGCCGAGCGGGCCAGGGCCGTGTTGACCGGGCTGGACGTTCCGGACGCCGCCGACCTCTGGCGCCGGCTCGCAGAGATGCGCGGCGCGGCCGGTGCGACCCCTTCCGACCTCGGTGGTTAG
- a CDS encoding cystathionine beta-synthase, with protein sequence MRYFESVVDLIGNTPLVKLRSVADGVPGTVLAKIEYLNPGGSVKDRIAVKMVEAAEKSGALRPGGTIVEPTSGNTGVGLAIVAQTKGYKCVFVCPDKVSEDKRDVLRAYGAEVVVCPTAVAPEHPDSYYNVSDRLVREIDGAWKPDQYSNPEGPASHYATTGPEIWNDTDGRITHFVTGIGTGGTITGTGRYLKEKAAEAGREITIVGVDPEGSVYSGGTGRPYLVEGVGEDFWPSAYDPSVTDQVVPVSDAESFLLTRRLAREEGLLVGGSCGMAVAGALKVAREAGPDAVVVVLLPDGGRGYLSKIFNDEWMAGYGFLNLADRTPGGITVGEVLRAKSEGLPQLVHTHPNETVKTAIDIMREYHVSQMPVVRAEPPVMAAEIAGSVSEAALLDALFDRRAALNDAVEQHMGSPLPAVGAGESVDAAMKAVEVSDAAVVLEDGKPIGILTRQDLLFYLAQ encoded by the coding sequence GTGCGGTACTTCGAGTCTGTGGTCGACCTGATCGGTAACACACCACTGGTGAAACTGCGGTCCGTCGCCGACGGGGTGCCGGGCACCGTCCTGGCCAAGATCGAGTACCTCAACCCTGGCGGCTCGGTGAAGGACCGGATCGCGGTCAAGATGGTCGAGGCGGCCGAGAAGTCGGGCGCGCTGAGGCCCGGCGGCACGATCGTCGAGCCCACCAGCGGAAACACCGGTGTCGGCCTGGCCATCGTGGCGCAGACCAAGGGCTACAAGTGCGTCTTCGTCTGCCCCGACAAGGTCAGCGAGGACAAGCGGGACGTGCTGCGCGCGTACGGCGCCGAGGTCGTGGTGTGCCCCACCGCGGTGGCCCCCGAGCACCCCGATTCGTACTACAACGTCTCCGACCGGCTGGTCCGGGAGATCGACGGCGCCTGGAAGCCCGACCAGTACTCCAACCCCGAGGGCCCGGCCAGCCACTACGCCACCACCGGCCCGGAGATCTGGAACGACACCGACGGCAGGATCACGCACTTCGTCACCGGGATCGGCACCGGCGGCACGATCACCGGCACCGGCCGGTACCTCAAGGAGAAGGCCGCCGAGGCCGGGCGCGAGATCACGATCGTCGGCGTCGACCCGGAGGGCTCGGTGTACTCCGGCGGCACCGGGCGCCCGTACCTGGTCGAGGGCGTCGGCGAGGACTTCTGGCCGTCCGCGTACGACCCGTCGGTCACCGACCAGGTGGTTCCGGTCTCCGACGCCGAGTCGTTCCTGCTCACCCGGCGCCTGGCCCGCGAGGAGGGCCTGCTCGTCGGCGGCTCCTGCGGGATGGCGGTCGCCGGGGCGCTGAAGGTGGCGCGGGAGGCCGGCCCCGACGCGGTGGTCGTCGTGCTGCTGCCGGACGGCGGCCGCGGCTACCTCTCGAAGATCTTCAACGACGAGTGGATGGCCGGGTACGGCTTCCTCAACCTGGCCGACCGCACGCCCGGTGGCATCACGGTGGGGGAGGTGCTGCGGGCCAAGAGCGAGGGGCTGCCGCAGCTCGTCCACACGCACCCGAACGAGACCGTGAAGACCGCGATCGACATCATGCGCGAGTACCACGTCTCGCAGATGCCGGTCGTCCGGGCCGAGCCGCCGGTGATGGCGGCCGAGATCGCCGGTTCGGTGAGCGAGGCCGCGTTGCTCGACGCGCTGTTCGACCGCCGGGCCGCGCTGAACGACGCGGTCGAGCAGCACATGGGCTCGCCGCTGCCCGCGGTAGGGGCCGGTGAATCGGTGGACGCCGCGATGAAGGCGGTGGAGGTGTCCGACGCCGCGGTGGTGCTGGAGGACGGCAAGCCGATCGGCATCCTGACGCGTCAGGATCTCCTCTTTTATCTAGCCCAGTAA